GCGTTCGAGCCGGGCGGCGGCTTCGTCGCTGACCTCGCGACCTTCGAGGTAGGCGTCGATCTGGGCGTAGGTCACGCCGAGGGCCACCTCGTCGGGCAGGCCGGGGCGGTCGTCCTCGAGGTCGGCAGTGGGCACCTTGCGCCACGTTCCTTCCGGGGCGCCGAGGTGCGCGAGCAGTTGGGCGCCCTGCCGCTTGGTCAGGCCGGAGAGCGGGGTGAGGTCCACGCCGCCGTCGCCGTACTTGGTGTAAAAGCCGGTCAGCGCTTCCGCCGCGTGGTCGGTGCCCACCACCAGCAGGTTTTCCTGCCCGGCGAGCGCGTACTGCGCCACCATGCGTTCGCGGGCCTTGACGTTGCCGCGCACGAAATCGCGCACTTCGCTGCCCAGGGCCGCCTGCGCCGCCGCCACCGAGGCGTCTGCCGCCTCCTTGATGTTGACCGTCACTTCGCGGTCGGCCTGAATGAAATCGAGCGCCTGCTGCGCGTCGGCCTCGTCGGCCTGCACGCCGTAGGGCAGGCGCACGGCGAGAAACGTCGCCCCGTGCCCCTGCGAGCGCCGCCGCTCCACCGCGAGCTGGCACAGCCGCCCGGCCAGGGTGGAATCCTGCCCGCCGCTGATGCCGAGCACGAAGCCTTTGGTCGGCGTGCTTTGCAGGTAGTCGCACAGAAAAGCGACCCGCCGCTCGACTTCGGCACCCGGGTCAATGTCGGGCTGGACGTGCAGCTCGCGGATGATGTGGCTGCGAAGCGGGGAAAGGGGCAGAGGTGAAGGGGTCATGGGCGCAGTATGCCCGGAGCCGGGGCATGAAAAAACCTCTCCCGGGATGGGGAGAGGCCGAAAAGAGAGAGTGCTCAGAACTTGGCGAAGCGGGTGAGCTTGAACGGCGTCTCGGGTGTGCCGCCGATGCGGTCCAGTTGCGCCTGCGTCACCACGAGGTCGTTCCCGACCTTCGCCAGCGTGGCGGGAAAGCGCAGGCCGTTCAGAGGCTCCTGCGCGACCAGTTGGCCGCTGCCGTAGTCGGCGCTGAGGCTGACCTTGGCGACGACCTGGTCCTTGTTGCGGGCGACGTAGAGGGTGCGCCCGTCGAGCAGGAGGCCGTCGCCGTTGACGAGGCCGTCCATGACCTTTTTGACCGCCTTGGTCTTCAGGTCGATGCGCCACAACTCGCCCGTGTTGAGCTGCACGGCGAGCAGGTACTTGCCGTCGGGCGTGGCAGCGATGCCGTTGAGGTTGACGCCGGGGCCGTACTTGATGGGCGTGCCGGCGAGGTCGAGCCAGGCCGTCAGCTTCAGCGCCTTGTCCACGCGGAAAATGACTGGGCGCGAGGAATCGGTGACATAGAAGTTGCCGTCGGGCGCCAGCACGAGGTCGTTGATGTAGGGACGCGGCGACTTGGGGGTCTCCAGCACTGCCAGCGTCATGCCGTCGGGCGTGAGGATGCTGACCGTTCCCTGGGCACCGCCCGCAATCCACAGTCGGCCCTGGGGGTCCACCTTGAGGCCGAGCGCGACCTGACGGCCATAGGCGCCGCCTTCCTGAAACTTGGTCACGGCGCCGCTCTGGGCGTTGATGGCGTAGATGGTGCCGTTCTGGGCGCTGCCAGTGTAGATCAAGCCTTTCTTCGCGTCGTAGGCGACGCCTTCGGGGTGGTCCACCGGGCCGGGCAGCGCGTAGTCGCGCACGCTCAGGCCGTCGCGCACGATGACGCCGCAGCGCTCGCGGGCACCGGACATGCCCGCCGGGTCGGTCTTGTAGTCGTCGGGGTTGGCGTGGATGACCAGACTGCGGTTCAGGATGCCGTTTTCGCCGGTCAGGCTGATTTTGGTGCTGGTAAAGCTCGCTTTGCCCACACCGTCGGCGCCCACGCTGAGCATCGGGGTGTCGCCGCCGTGC
The nucleotide sequence above comes from Deinococcus radiodurans R1 = ATCC 13939 = DSM 20539. Encoded proteins:
- the nadE gene encoding ammonia-dependent NAD(+) synthetase gives rise to the protein MTPSPLPLSPLRSHIIRELHVQPDIDPGAEVERRVAFLCDYLQSTPTKGFVLGISGGQDSTLAGRLCQLAVERRRSQGHGATFLAVRLPYGVQADEADAQQALDFIQADREVTVNIKEAADASVAAAQAALGSEVRDFVRGNVKARERMVAQYALAGQENLLVVGTDHAAEALTGFYTKYGDGGVDLTPLSGLTKRQGAQLLAHLGAPEGTWRKVPTADLEDDRPGLPDEVALGVTYAQIDAYLEGREVSDEAAARLERLFLNSRHKRALPVTPFDGWWQPGEQKQS
- a CDS encoding superoxide dismutase family protein; this translates as MRKTALLGLLTLGLASAGGAQPATPLSATAALRDGAGQVVGSARFVQQGAGVQVTVDVRGLTPGMHGMHVHEFGRCTPGVDPAVNKVVPFGAAGGHFDPSMSRNHDTPQTDNKHGHGGDTPMLSVGADGVGKASFTSTKISLTGENGILNRSLVIHANPDDYKTDPAGMSGARERCGVIVRDGLSVRDYALPGPVDHPEGVAYDAKKGLIYTGSAQNGTIYAINAQSGAVTKFQEGGAYGRQVALGLKVDPQGRLWIAGGAQGTVSILTPDGMTLAVLETPKSPRPYINDLVLAPDGNFYVTDSSRPVIFRVDKALKLTAWLDLAGTPIKYGPGVNLNGIAATPDGKYLLAVQLNTGELWRIDLKTKAVKKVMDGLVNGDGLLLDGRTLYVARNKDQVVAKVSLSADYGSGQLVAQEPLNGLRFPATLAKVGNDLVVTQAQLDRIGGTPETPFKLTRFAKF